In a single window of the Novosphingobium sp. IK01 genome:
- the recA gene encoding recombinase RecA, with protein sequence MAAQLKLIQEGTEKDMDRQKALDAALAQIDRAFGKGSVMKLGSKETMQIESIPTGSLGLDIALGIGGLPRGRIVEIYGPESSGKTTLALHVIAEAQKAGGTAAFVDAEHALDPIYAKKLGVNIDDLLVSQPDTGEQALEITDTLVRSNAIDVLVVDSVAALVPRAEIEGEMGDSHVGLQARLMSQALRKLTGSISRSRCMVIFINQVRMKIGVMYGNPETTTGGNALKFYASVRLDIRRTGQVKDRDEITGNTTRVKVVKNKVAPPFKQVEFDIMYGEGISKIGEMIDLGVKAKLVEKSGAWFSYDSIRIGQGRENAKKFLRDNPEVRDRLESAIRARTEQVAEGLMAEPEPETEDNA encoded by the coding sequence ATGGCGGCGCAGCTCAAGCTCATTCAGGAAGGCACAGAAAAAGACATGGATCGTCAGAAGGCGCTCGACGCCGCGCTGGCCCAGATCGACCGCGCGTTCGGCAAGGGCTCGGTGATGAAGCTGGGCTCGAAAGAAACGATGCAGATCGAGTCGATTCCGACCGGGTCGCTCGGGCTGGACATTGCGCTGGGCATTGGCGGCCTGCCGCGTGGCCGCATCGTCGAAATCTACGGGCCGGAAAGCTCGGGCAAGACCACGCTGGCGCTCCACGTCATCGCCGAGGCGCAGAAGGCGGGCGGCACGGCGGCTTTCGTCGACGCCGAACACGCGCTCGACCCGATCTATGCCAAGAAGCTGGGCGTCAACATCGACGACCTGCTCGTCTCTCAGCCCGATACTGGCGAACAGGCGCTTGAAATCACCGATACGCTGGTGCGCTCGAACGCGATCGACGTGCTGGTGGTCGACTCGGTTGCGGCGCTCGTTCCCCGCGCTGAAATCGAGGGCGAGATGGGCGACAGCCACGTCGGCCTTCAGGCCCGCCTGATGAGCCAGGCCCTGCGCAAGTTGACCGGCTCGATCAGCCGTTCGCGCTGCATGGTGATCTTCATCAACCAGGTGCGCATGAAGATCGGCGTGATGTACGGCAACCCGGAAACCACCACGGGCGGCAACGCGCTCAAGTTCTATGCGTCGGTGCGTCTCGACATCCGCCGCACCGGGCAGGTCAAGGACCGTGACGAGATCACCGGCAACACCACCCGCGTGAAGGTCGTCAAGAACAAGGTCGCTCCGCCCTTCAAGCAGGTCGAATTCGACATCATGTACGGCGAAGGCATTTCCAAGATCGGCGAAATGATCGATCTGGGGGTCAAGGCCAAGCTTGTCGAGAAGTCGGGCGCGTGGTTCAGCTATGATTCGATCCGCATCGGTCAGGGCCGCGAGAACGCCAAGAAGTTCCTGCGGGACAACCCCGAAGTGCGCGACCGTCTGGAATCGGCCATCCGCGCCCGCACCGAACAGGTCGCCGAAGGCCTGATGGCCGAACCCGAGCCCGAAACCGAAGACAACGCCTAA
- a CDS encoding class I SAM-dependent methyltransferase codes for MTQATDWQGGVGRAWSQEWQRTDLSFSGLTPALLEAIGREPGTRVLDLGCGAGELTLALAQRRAGAQILGIDLSADLVAVARQRAQAREGQELAGLRFAQADATLWAEPDFVPDLLVSRHGVMFFDDPKAAFSHLAHVSAPGARMVFSCFRSPAQNIWASALAGLLPPSGASGNPRAPGPFAFADPDHVRQCLAGWDNVHLSPHDFTYIAGRGADAPEQAMALFRRIGPVASAMRQAAPEARPAIEAALRALIAAHHSQGEVGFAAAAWIVTATKAADDHGKR; via the coding sequence ATGACCCAAGCAACGGATTGGCAGGGCGGCGTTGGCCGTGCCTGGTCGCAGGAATGGCAGCGCACCGACCTCTCGTTTTCGGGGCTGACACCGGCCCTGTTGGAGGCCATCGGGCGCGAACCGGGCACGCGGGTGCTCGATCTGGGCTGTGGCGCAGGTGAACTGACCCTGGCGCTTGCCCAGCGGCGCGCGGGCGCACAAATTCTGGGGATCGATCTGTCCGCTGATCTCGTCGCAGTGGCCCGGCAGCGGGCGCAGGCGCGGGAAGGGCAGGAGCTGGCAGGCCTGCGCTTTGCCCAGGCTGACGCCACGCTCTGGGCCGAGCCGGATTTTGTTCCCGACCTGCTGGTGTCGCGCCACGGGGTCATGTTCTTCGATGATCCGAAAGCCGCGTTTTCCCATCTGGCCCATGTCTCGGCGCCGGGCGCGCGGATGGTCTTTTCCTGTTTCCGGTCGCCTGCGCAGAACATCTGGGCCAGCGCTTTGGCTGGTTTGCTGCCGCCTTCGGGCGCGTCCGGCAACCCCCGTGCGCCGGGGCCTTTTGCCTTTGCCGATCCCGATCATGTTCGCCAGTGCCTGGCCGGCTGGGACAATGTCCATCTGTCCCCGCATGATTTTACCTATATCGCGGGGCGGGGGGCGGATGCGCCGGAGCAGGCGATGGCGCTGTTTCGCCGCATCGGCCCGGTGGCGAGCGCCATGCGCCAGGCCGCGCCGGAAGCGCGCCCGGCAATCGAGGCGGCCCTGCGCGCGCTGATTGCGGCCCATCACAGTCAGGGAGAAGTGGGTTTTGCCGCGGCCGCATGGATCGTGACCGCCACGAAAGCTGCGGACGATCACGGTAAACGATGA
- the alaS gene encoding alanine--tRNA ligase — translation MTSTNEIRRSFLEYFGSHGHEVVQSAPLVPYNDPTLMFTNAGMVPFKNVFTGLETRSIPRATSSQKCVRAGGKHNDLDNVGYTARHHTFFEMLGNFSFGDYFKEQAITHAWTLLTKVWGLPAEKLLVTVYHTDEEAAQLWRKIAGLPDEKIIRIATKDNFWAMGDDGPCGPCSEVFYDHGAHIPGGPPGSPDEDGDRFIEIWNLVFMQFEQTAGEIVGNLPKPSIDTGMGLERIAAVLQGEHDNYDTDTFRALIAASESLTGVRAQGEHTASHRVIADHLRSSSFLLADGVLPSNEGRGYVLRRIMRRAMRHAHLLGAKDPLMHRLVGSLVTEMGQAFPELGRAQPLIEEVLEREETRFRQTLSNGLKLLDEATVGLGEGDKLSGETAFRLYDTYGFPYDLTEDALRARGVTVDREGFDAAMAQQKAAARAAWKGSGDAASSEVWYDIAEREGATEFTGYTATSGEGVVVALVKDGAEVTEAKAGETVTVLTNQTPFYGESGGQMGDTGTISGADGLRITISDTTKPLGRLHAHQGVIEAGTIKLGDAVLLAVDVVRRDATRANHSATHLLHQALRNRLGAHVTQKGSLVAADRLRFDFSHPSALSPEDIAAVEAEVNAEIRANEPVSTRLMTPDDAIAAGAMALFGEKYGDEVRVLSMGRRAPSDVADKAYSVELCGGTHVRALGDIGVFRIVGESAVSSGVRRIEALTGEGARQWLVGREEALKHTASLLRTTPDEVEARVAVLIDERRKLERELAEAKKALALGGGGAKAEAADETINGVTFAGQVLDGLDPKELRGLLDQAKQRLGSGVAVIVAVNEGRASIAAAVTEDLAGKVSAVDLVRAGVEALGGKGGGGRPDMAQGGGPDGDKAAQALEAVKAVLAR, via the coding sequence ATGACTTCGACGAACGAAATCCGCCGGTCCTTCCTGGAATACTTCGGCTCGCATGGCCACGAAGTGGTGCAGTCTGCACCGCTCGTTCCCTACAACGACCCGACGCTGATGTTCACGAATGCGGGCATGGTCCCGTTCAAGAACGTCTTCACGGGTCTGGAAACGCGCAGCATCCCACGTGCGACATCGTCGCAGAAGTGTGTGCGCGCGGGCGGCAAGCACAACGACCTCGACAACGTGGGCTATACCGCGCGGCACCACACGTTCTTCGAAATGCTGGGGAATTTCTCCTTCGGCGACTATTTCAAGGAACAGGCGATCACCCACGCCTGGACCCTGCTGACCAAGGTTTGGGGCCTTCCGGCTGAAAAGCTGCTGGTCACTGTCTACCACACCGACGAGGAAGCCGCCCAGCTCTGGCGCAAGATCGCAGGCCTGCCTGACGAGAAGATCATCCGCATCGCCACCAAGGACAACTTCTGGGCGATGGGCGACGATGGCCCGTGCGGTCCCTGCTCGGAAGTGTTCTACGACCATGGCGCGCACATTCCCGGTGGCCCTCCGGGCAGCCCGGACGAGGACGGTGACCGCTTCATCGAGATCTGGAACCTCGTGTTCATGCAGTTCGAGCAGACCGCAGGCGAGATCGTCGGCAATCTGCCCAAGCCCTCGATCGACACCGGCATGGGCCTCGAACGCATCGCGGCGGTGCTTCAGGGCGAGCACGACAACTACGACACCGACACGTTCCGCGCGCTGATCGCCGCTTCGGAAAGCCTGACCGGCGTGCGTGCGCAGGGCGAACACACCGCCAGCCACCGCGTGATCGCCGACCACTTGCGCTCGTCGAGCTTCCTTCTGGCCGATGGCGTGCTGCCCTCGAACGAAGGGCGCGGCTATGTCCTGCGCCGCATCATGCGCCGCGCGATGCGTCATGCGCATCTGCTGGGGGCGAAGGACCCCCTGATGCACCGTCTGGTCGGCTCGCTGGTCACCGAAATGGGGCAGGCTTTCCCCGAACTGGGCCGTGCGCAGCCCCTGATCGAGGAAGTGCTCGAACGCGAGGAAACGCGCTTCCGCCAGACACTCTCGAACGGCCTCAAGCTGCTCGACGAAGCCACGGTGGGCTTGGGCGAGGGCGACAAGCTCTCGGGCGAGACCGCGTTTCGTCTTTATGACACGTATGGCTTCCCTTACGACCTGACCGAAGACGCCCTGCGCGCCCGCGGCGTGACCGTCGACCGCGAAGGCTTCGATGCCGCCATGGCCCAGCAGAAGGCCGCCGCGCGCGCGGCATGGAAGGGCTCGGGCGACGCGGCTTCGAGCGAAGTGTGGTACGACATCGCCGAGCGCGAAGGCGCGACCGAGTTCACCGGCTACACCGCCACCAGCGGCGAGGGCGTGGTTGTCGCACTCGTCAAGGATGGCGCCGAAGTGACCGAGGCCAAGGCGGGCGAAACCGTCACCGTGCTGACCAACCAGACGCCGTTCTACGGCGAAAGCGGTGGCCAGATGGGCGACACCGGCACGATCTCGGGCGCCGATGGCCTCAGGATCACGATCAGCGACACGACCAAGCCGCTTGGCCGTCTTCATGCCCATCAGGGCGTGATCGAGGCGGGCACGATCAAGCTGGGCGACGCGGTGCTGCTGGCGGTGGACGTGGTGCGCCGCGATGCGACCCGCGCCAACCACTCGGCCACGCACCTGCTGCATCAGGCGCTGCGCAACCGTCTGGGGGCGCATGTCACGCAGAAGGGCTCGCTCGTCGCGGCGGATCGCCTGCGTTTCGACTTCTCGCACCCCAGCGCGCTTTCGCCCGAGGACATCGCGGCGGTCGAGGCCGAAGTGAACGCCGAAATCCGCGCCAACGAGCCGGTCTCCACGCGCCTGATGACGCCCGACGATGCCATTGCCGCCGGGGCCATGGCGCTGTTCGGTGAAAAGTATGGCGACGAGGTTCGCGTGCTGTCGATGGGCCGTCGTGCGCCCAGTGATGTGGCGGACAAGGCCTATTCGGTCGAACTGTGCGGCGGCACCCATGTTCGCGCGCTGGGCGACATCGGCGTGTTCCGCATCGTGGGTGAAAGCGCGGTTTCTTCGGGCGTGCGCCGTATCGAGGCACTGACCGGCGAAGGCGCCCGCCAGTGGCTGGTCGGCCGCGAGGAAGCCCTCAAGCACACGGCCAGCCTGCTGCGCACCACGCCCGACGAAGTCGAGGCGCGTGTGGCCGTGCTGATCGACGAGCGCCGCAAGCTCGAACGCGAACTGGCCGAAGCGAAGAAGGCCCTCGCGCTCGGTGGCGGCGGCGCCAAGGCCGAAGCGGCGGATGAAACCATCAACGGCGTGACCTTTGCCGGGCAGGTCCTCGACGGGCTGGATCCCAAGGAACTGCGCGGGCTGCTCGATCAGGCCAAGCAGCGCCTTGGCTCGGGCGTGGCGGTGATCGTGGCGGTCAACGAAGGCCGGGCCTCGATCGCGGCGGCGGTGACCGAAGACCTCGCGGGCAAAGTCAGCGCGGTGGACCTCGTGCGTGCGGGTGTCGAGGCGCTGGGCGGCAAGGGCGGCGGTGGCCGTCCCGACATGGCGCAGGGCGGCGGTCCCGATGGCGACAAGGCCGCGCAGGCGCTTGAAGCGGTCAAGGCCGTTCTGGCCCGCTGA
- a CDS encoding cation:proton antiporter, with translation MAAQLAPTSALSDALVILGAAGIVIPAFARFRITPIIGFIVVGLLVGPYGLGSLVKNVPWLQYVTISTPHAIEPFAEFGIILLLFEIGLELSFNRLWAMRRLVFGLGAMELFGSALFVALVLMGMGQHVNGAMGMGLALALSSTALVLPISGTHGPVGRAALAMLLFEDIALVPIIFLLGALAPVAAEGAPSLVDILWKGALVIAALLVFGRVGLPRLFAQAAKTKSPELFLAASLLVVIAASLATGAAGLSPIMGALLAGLLIAETEYHTEVEAITKPFKGLALGVFLITVGMGIDLRVVAANFGPLALGVLGVVVAKALITGLLLRLWGQGRAIALETGILMASPSETTLIVLGTAAQAQLIQPATAQFWQIVTAIGLTITPLLAHLGRVSAGRLRNRGEDMGESVEEPEGQRTIILGFGRVGRLIGEMLAEHDRSYLAIDSEPAVVRGARASGLPVLFGNIDSAAVIDRLNLEQASAVIVTMDEPVLSLRIVRKLRALAPDLPIIVRARDPHHAAQLYRVGASHAVPETLESSLQLSEAVLVDLGVAMGPVIASIHEKRDQFRQQIMAEGELTVPPRLKVTRLRD, from the coding sequence ATGGCTGCCCAACTCGCTCCCACTTCCGCCCTGTCCGATGCCCTGGTGATCCTGGGCGCGGCGGGGATCGTCATTCCGGCCTTTGCCCGCTTCCGCATCACGCCGATCATCGGCTTTATCGTCGTGGGCCTTCTGGTGGGCCCCTATGGTCTCGGCTCGCTGGTCAAGAACGTGCCGTGGCTGCAATATGTGACGATCTCCACCCCCCATGCGATCGAGCCATTCGCCGAATTCGGCATCATCCTGCTGCTCTTTGAAATCGGGCTCGAACTCTCGTTCAACCGCCTGTGGGCGATGCGGCGGCTGGTCTTCGGGTTGGGGGCGATGGAACTGTTTGGCTCGGCCCTTTTCGTCGCGCTGGTCCTGATGGGCATGGGGCAGCACGTGAACGGCGCGATGGGCATGGGGCTGGCGCTGGCGCTGTCCTCGACCGCGCTGGTCCTGCCGATTTCGGGCACCCATGGCCCGGTCGGCCGCGCCGCGCTGGCGATGCTGCTGTTCGAGGACATCGCCCTCGTGCCGATCATCTTCCTGCTCGGCGCGCTGGCCCCGGTGGCAGCGGAAGGCGCACCCAGCCTCGTCGACATCCTGTGGAAGGGCGCGCTGGTGATCGCCGCCCTGCTGGTCTTCGGACGCGTGGGCCTGCCCCGCCTGTTCGCCCAGGCCGCCAAGACCAAGAGCCCCGAACTGTTCCTCGCGGCCAGCCTGCTGGTGGTGATCGCCGCCTCGCTGGCCACGGGCGCGGCGGGGCTCTCGCCGATCATGGGTGCGCTGCTGGCGGGCCTGCTGATCGCCGAAACCGAATACCACACCGAAGTCGAGGCCATCACCAAGCCGTTCAAGGGCCTCGCGCTCGGGGTCTTCCTGATCACGGTGGGCATGGGGATCGACTTGCGGGTGGTCGCGGCCAATTTCGGCCCACTGGCCCTCGGCGTCCTCGGGGTCGTCGTGGCCAAAGCCCTGATCACCGGGCTGCTCCTGCGCCTGTGGGGCCAAGGCCGCGCCATCGCGCTGGAAACGGGCATCCTGATGGCCAGCCCATCGGAAACCACGCTGATCGTGCTCGGCACCGCCGCGCAGGCCCAGTTGATCCAGCCCGCCACGGCCCAGTTCTGGCAGATCGTCACCGCCATCGGCCTGACCATCACCCCGCTGCTCGCCCATCTGGGCCGCGTGAGCGCCGGGCGCCTGCGCAATCGCGGCGAAGACATGGGCGAGAGCGTCGAGGAACCCGAAGGCCAGCGCACGATCATCCTGGGCTTCGGGCGCGTGGGTCGGCTGATCGGGGAAATGCTCGCCGAGCACGACCGCTCCTATCTCGCCATCGATTCGGAGCCCGCCGTGGTCCGCGGCGCGCGGGCCTCGGGCCTGCCGGTGCTGTTCGGCAATATCGACAGCGCGGCGGTGATCGACCGGCTCAACCTCGAACAGGCCAGCGCCGTCATCGTGACCATGGACGAGCCCGTGCTCTCGCTGCGCATCGTGCGCAAGCTGCGCGCGCTCGCGCCCGACCTGCCGATCATCGTGCGCGCCCGCGATCCGCACCATGCCGCGCAACTCTATCGCGTCGGGGCCAGCCACGCCGTGCCCGAAACACTCGAAAGCTCGCTTCAGCTTTCTGAAGCCGTGCTGGTCGATCTGGGTGTGGCCATGGGCCCGGTGATCGCCTCGATCCACGAGAAGCGCGACCAGTTCCGCCAGCAGATCATGGCCGAGGGCGAACTGACGGTGCCCCCCCGCCTCAAGGTCACCCGCTTGCGGGATTGA
- a CDS encoding DUF1963 domain-containing protein — translation MKDLAGIEFPLAAEIGLALIVAALIVTIVALVLLLMRRRARSASQDGEDGASLPSPRSTPSRRRKFGPTAQTDSETPAPLAVTATTDDDTDLPAFVTAARSTAPAQDPGPAATPPFARPLPPIAPTPAIPPAIARVLAQAIVFRQSFPPEADPVPCFYGGVPRVPAAFEWPSAPHTDHPGSGLPLHFLMQVDCAALPAEARHGLLPASGALLFFADLASRPAPGALAGRVIWLPDTDNRPWAEVAPPETLPPAHRDEASAAWPWVMGEDDAGDAPQILPRWPFTPTLITLAHPQGEQPLTWPEGPLTADALLAAQGSPVAVYALSPNDFAPGADGQMNRPWAGFPHDWLAIQTLSAMLAREAGRATRTSDRSVWPDLPVEDRRELLARIASECGEWHGLARTKRAFAPLADPVRAAFWEWFSQYAPLARLIAPRGCALAVETTLHALPARADQFPQDLIARLAYRHALAVRTAARIHARIPDRLLAAPSQTETDQSERARQQILLLELSADEALGRHLGDHVLQFWISPEALAAQAFETAELIVATI, via the coding sequence ATGAAGGATCTCGCGGGTATCGAGTTTCCGCTGGCAGCGGAAATCGGGCTGGCCCTGATCGTGGCGGCCCTGATCGTGACGATTGTCGCGCTCGTGCTGTTGCTCATGCGCCGCCGTGCCCGCTCCGCCTCGCAGGACGGCGAGGATGGCGCCTCCCTGCCATCGCCCCGGTCCACGCCTTCCCGCCGTCGCAAATTCGGCCCCACAGCGCAGACCGACAGCGAAACACCCGCCCCCCTTGCGGTCACCGCCACTACCGACGACGACACCGACCTTCCCGCCTTCGTCACCGCCGCCCGTTCCACGGCACCCGCGCAAGATCCCGGCCCGGCGGCAACGCCCCCCTTTGCCCGCCCCTTGCCGCCAATCGCCCCCACACCCGCGATTCCCCCAGCCATTGCCAGGGTGCTCGCGCAGGCCATCGTCTTTCGCCAGTCGTTCCCCCCCGAGGCAGACCCGGTTCCCTGCTTCTACGGCGGGGTGCCGCGCGTGCCCGCAGCGTTCGAATGGCCCAGCGCCCCGCACACCGACCATCCGGGCAGCGGCCTTCCCCTCCACTTCCTGATGCAGGTCGATTGCGCCGCCCTCCCCGCAGAGGCACGGCACGGCCTGCTTCCGGCCTCAGGCGCCCTGTTGTTCTTTGCCGATCTTGCGTCCAGGCCGGCCCCCGGCGCCCTGGCTGGCCGGGTGATCTGGCTTCCCGATACCGACAACCGCCCCTGGGCCGAGGTCGCGCCCCCCGAAACCCTCCCCCCGGCGCACCGGGACGAAGCCAGCGCCGCATGGCCATGGGTGATGGGCGAAGACGACGCGGGCGACGCCCCGCAGATCCTGCCCCGCTGGCCTTTCACCCCCACCCTGATCACCCTCGCCCATCCTCAGGGCGAACAGCCCCTGACCTGGCCCGAAGGCCCGCTCACCGCCGATGCCCTGCTCGCAGCCCAGGGCTCCCCGGTTGCCGTCTATGCCCTTTCGCCCAACGATTTCGCGCCGGGCGCCGATGGCCAGATGAACCGCCCCTGGGCCGGCTTCCCGCACGACTGGCTGGCGATCCAGACCCTCTCGGCGATGCTCGCGCGCGAAGCGGGCCGCGCTACCCGCACCAGTGACCGCAGCGTCTGGCCCGATCTGCCTGTCGAGGATCGCCGCGAACTGCTCGCCCGGATCGCGTCCGAATGCGGCGAATGGCATGGCCTTGCCCGCACCAAGCGGGCTTTCGCCCCGCTGGCAGACCCTGTCCGTGCCGCCTTCTGGGAATGGTTCTCGCAATATGCCCCGCTTGCCCGGCTGATCGCCCCGCGCGGCTGCGCGCTGGCGGTCGAGACCACGCTCCACGCCCTGCCCGCCCGCGCCGACCAGTTCCCGCAAGACCTCATCGCCCGCCTTGCCTATCGCCACGCCTTGGCCGTGCGCACGGCCGCTCGCATTCATGCCCGCATCCCGGACCGCCTGCTCGCCGCCCCCAGCCAGACCGAAACCGACCAGTCAGAGCGCGCCCGCCAGCAGATCCTCCTGCTCGAACTGTCCGCCGACGAGGCCCTGGGGCGCCATCTGGGCGACCATGTGCTGCAATTCTGGATCAGCCCCGAAGCCCTCGCCGCGCAGGCCTTCGAAACCGCCGAGCTGATCGTCGCCACGATCTGA
- a CDS encoding NADP-dependent isocitrate dehydrogenase, whose amino-acid sequence MAKIKVKNPIVEIDGDEMTRIIWEWIRERLILPYLDLELKYFDLSVQKRDETADQITIDSANAIKEYGVGVKCATITPDEARVEEFGLHKMWKSPNGTIRNILGGVVFREPIVIQNVPRLVPGWTDPIVVGRHAFGDQYKATDTRIPGPGKLRLVFDGVNGESLDLDVFDFPSAGVAMAMYNLDDSIRDFARASFNYGLSLGWPVYLSTKNTILKAYDGRFKDLFQEVFDTEGFKEKFAAAGIEYQHRLIDDMVASALKWSGKFVWACKNYDGDVQSDTVAQGFGSLGLMTSVLMSPDGKTIEAEAAHGTVTRHYRQHQQGKATSTNPIASIFAWTRGLMYRGKFDETPDVVRFAETLEAVCIKTVESGKMTKDLAILIGPDQPWMTTEQFFEAIVENLEAEMANWA is encoded by the coding sequence ATGGCGAAGATCAAGGTGAAGAACCCCATCGTCGAGATTGACGGCGATGAGATGACCCGCATCATCTGGGAATGGATCCGTGAACGTCTGATCCTCCCTTACCTCGACCTGGAGTTGAAGTACTTCGACCTCTCGGTCCAGAAGCGCGACGAAACGGCCGACCAGATCACCATCGATTCGGCCAACGCCATCAAGGAATATGGCGTGGGCGTGAAGTGCGCCACGATCACCCCGGACGAAGCCCGCGTCGAGGAATTCGGCCTCCACAAGATGTGGAAGTCGCCCAACGGCACGATCCGCAACATCCTGGGCGGCGTGGTGTTCCGCGAACCCATCGTGATCCAGAACGTGCCCCGTCTGGTTCCGGGCTGGACCGACCCGATCGTGGTTGGCCGTCATGCCTTCGGCGACCAGTACAAGGCCACCGACACCCGCATTCCGGGCCCCGGCAAGCTGCGCCTGGTGTTCGACGGCGTGAACGGCGAATCGCTCGACCTCGACGTGTTCGACTTCCCCTCGGCGGGTGTCGCCATGGCGATGTACAACCTCGACGATTCGATCCGCGACTTCGCCCGCGCCAGCTTCAACTATGGTCTCTCGCTGGGCTGGCCGGTCTACCTGTCGACCAAGAACACCATCCTCAAGGCCTATGACGGTCGCTTCAAGGACCTGTTCCAGGAAGTGTTCGACACCGAAGGCTTCAAGGAAAAGTTCGCCGCTGCCGGTATCGAGTACCAGCACCGCCTGATCGACGACATGGTCGCCTCGGCGCTCAAGTGGTCGGGCAAGTTCGTCTGGGCCTGCAAGAACTACGACGGTGACGTCCAGTCCGACACCGTCGCGCAGGGCTTCGGTTCGCTCGGCCTGATGACCTCGGTCCTCATGAGCCCCGATGGCAAGACCATCGAGGCTGAAGCCGCCCACGGCACCGTGACCCGCCACTACCGCCAGCACCAGCAGGGCAAGGCGACCAGCACGAACCCGATCGCCTCGATCTTCGCCTGGACGCGCGGCCTGATGTATCGCGGCAAGTTCGACGAAACCCCCGATGTGGTGCGTTTTGCCGAAACCCTCGAAGCCGTCTGCATCAAGACCGTCGAAAGCGGCAAGATGACCAAGGACCTCGCCATCCTGATCGGCCCCGACCAGCCGTGGATGACCACCGAGCAGTTCTTCGAAGCCATCGTCGAGAACCTCGAAGCCGAAATGGCCAACTGGGCCTGA
- the cpdR gene encoding cell cycle two-component system response regulator CpdR, with protein MIRILLAEDEEAMRTYLSRALENAGYGVVAVDRGTAAVPLLEREHFDLLLSDIVMPEMDGIELAQRCSEISPATKVMFITGFAAVTLKANREAPQARVLSKPFHLRDLVMEVDRIFANAA; from the coding sequence ATGATCCGTATCCTGCTCGCCGAAGACGAAGAGGCCATGCGCACCTATCTTTCCCGCGCACTGGAGAACGCCGGATACGGCGTCGTGGCGGTGGATCGCGGCACGGCGGCCGTGCCGCTGCTCGAACGCGAACATTTCGATCTGCTGCTCTCGGACATCGTCATGCCCGAAATGGACGGAATCGAGCTGGCCCAGCGTTGCAGCGAAATCAGCCCGGCCACCAAGGTCATGTTCATCACCGGCTTTGCTGCGGTCACGCTCAAGGCCAATCGCGAGGCACCCCAGGCCCGCGTGCTGTCCAAGCCGTTCCACTTGCGCGACCTCGTGATGGAGGTGGATCGCATTTTTGCGAACGCGGCCTAA
- a CDS encoding N-formylglutamate amidohydrolase: protein MAWSVSEGGRIPGSDGVPAFVWRRKCLGQRLEQHSAPIPLIIAVPHAGRHYPAGLLAAMRQPELAARRLEDRLVDLIGLEVARATGATLLVAQAPRAMIDLNRAPDDIDREMIVPDPTVPVGRLMPRRGGAGGGIGGRAQGGLGLVPRRLAGLGEVWRGRLPAVELQARIEDVHVPYHAALADEHVAVARDWGAALLLDLHSMPPLPVRADGEPGGTFVLGDRFGASCATRLSGAAFAHLASCGVRVAHNRPYAGGYGLERHGRRDSGLHAMQLEIDRSLYLDAALAEPGEGMAGVIEIVSGLVRRLAGEVAALGQVASGRGAQTNQGWSRAAE from the coding sequence ATGGCCTGGTCTGTTTCGGAAGGGGGGCGCATTCCCGGCAGTGACGGGGTCCCGGCCTTTGTCTGGCGTCGGAAGTGTCTGGGGCAGCGTCTGGAGCAGCACTCGGCGCCGATCCCGCTGATCATTGCGGTGCCCCATGCCGGGCGGCACTATCCTGCCGGGCTGCTGGCCGCGATGCGCCAGCCCGAACTGGCGGCGCGGCGGCTGGAGGATCGTCTGGTCGATCTGATCGGACTGGAAGTGGCGCGGGCCACGGGGGCCACCTTGCTGGTGGCGCAGGCGCCGCGCGCGATGATCGATCTCAACCGCGCGCCCGACGATATCGACCGCGAGATGATCGTGCCTGACCCGACGGTGCCGGTGGGGCGCCTGATGCCGCGCCGTGGTGGGGCGGGGGGCGGCATCGGGGGCAGGGCGCAGGGCGGGCTGGGGCTGGTGCCGCGCCGTCTGGCGGGGCTGGGCGAGGTTTGGCGTGGGCGCCTGCCGGCCGTCGAGCTTCAGGCGCGAATCGAGGATGTCCACGTGCCCTATCATGCGGCGCTGGCGGACGAGCATGTCGCCGTGGCGCGCGACTGGGGGGCGGCGCTGCTGCTGGACCTTCATTCGATGCCGCCTTTGCCGGTCCGGGCTGACGGCGAGCCGGGCGGTACGTTCGTGCTGGGAGATCGCTTCGGGGCTTCGTGCGCGACGCGGCTTTCGGGGGCGGCCTTTGCGCATCTGGCTTCGTGCGGGGTGCGGGTGGCGCACAACCGGCCTTATGCGGGGGGTTATGGGCTCGAACGGCATGGGCGCCGCGATTCGGGGCTTCATGCGATGCAGCTTGAAATCGACCGCAGCCTCTATCTCGATGCGGCGCTGGCCGAGCCGGGCGAGGGGATGGCTGGTGTGATCGAAATCGTGAGCGGTCTGGTGCGGCGTCTGGCCGGGGAAGTGGCGGCGCTGGGGCAGGTGGCCAGCGGGCGTGGCGCGCAGACGAATCAGGGATGGTCGCGCGCGGCAGAATGA